One window of the Polypterus senegalus isolate Bchr_013 chromosome 18, ASM1683550v1, whole genome shotgun sequence genome contains the following:
- the lgals3b gene encoding galectin-3b, whose protein sequence is MDGFSLSDAMYPAGSNSAPQGQPAWPLLPGQPGQPNASGGQFPGSPGGQAWPLQPGGSFPGQTPPSAPVQSGPLPLPYNMPFPNVLVKKTVFTIVGEVKLDAQRFAIDIKRGNDIIFHFNPRFKEAGQRALVRNSMIDEKWGKEERDIPNFPFAEGQRFEIKIMCAQDSFRVAVNRSHLFEYKYRIQQINEINNLVVYGDITLLSVNVEMLP, encoded by the exons ATGGACGGGTTTTCA CTTTCAGACGCAATGTATCCAGCCGGATCAAACAGTGCCCCTCAAGGACAGCCCGCTTGGCCATTGTTGCCAGGGCAGCCAGGACAACCCAATGCAAGTGGAGGGCAGTTCCCTGGCTCTCCAGGGGGTCAGGCATGGCCATTACAGCCTGGTGGGTCTTTCCCTGGACAAACACCACCTAGTGCTCCAGTTCAGTCAGGACCACTG CCTCTTCCTTACAATATGCCATTCCCCAATGTCCTTGTCAAAAAAACAGTGTTCACCATTGTGGGAGAAGTTAAACTCGATGCTCAAAG GTTTGCCATTGACATCAAGAGAGGCAATGATATCATATTTCACTTTAATCCTCGCTTTAAGGAGGCAGGTCAAAGGGCTCTGGTGCGGAATAGCATGATTGATGAAAAATGGGGCAAGGAGGAGAGGGATATACCCAACTTCCCTTTTGCAGAAGGCCAACGCTTTGAG ATAAAAATCATGTGCGCTCAAGACAGTTTCCGTGTTGCTGTAAACAGAAGCCATCTTTTTGAATACAAGTACCGTATTCAACAGATCAATGAAATCAACAACCTTGTAGTCTATGGAGACATCACTCTACTTTCTGTCAATGTTGAGATGCTTCCATGA